The following proteins are co-located in the Microbacterium immunditiarum genome:
- a CDS encoding ABC transporter permease, giving the protein MTAITNETRMAARSLPRRNLFAVGLQRVRFELVQYFRSGDALFFTFLFPVFMLGLFSVAFGADGDVVLAPDLPPISMAELYLPGMLAAGLLLSGFQNLAIDIAIERSEGMLKRYGGTPLSPISYFIGKIGLVAITGVAQAALLLAFAALALGVDLPTDPASWMTFAWVFVLGITASALLGVALSALPRTGKSATAVVVPIALALQFISGVYLMFAQLPEWLQNVAGAFPLKWMAQGMRAAFLPDEFAALEQNGEWNLAGVAIALAVWLVVGLVLSRLTFRWIRRDA; this is encoded by the coding sequence ATGACCGCCATCACCAACGAGACGCGCATGGCCGCACGGTCGCTGCCGCGTCGGAACCTCTTCGCCGTGGGACTCCAGCGCGTGCGCTTCGAGCTCGTGCAGTACTTCCGGTCGGGCGACGCGCTGTTCTTCACGTTCCTGTTCCCGGTCTTCATGCTCGGGCTGTTCAGCGTCGCGTTCGGCGCGGACGGAGACGTGGTGCTCGCGCCGGATCTCCCGCCCATCTCGATGGCGGAGCTCTACCTGCCGGGCATGCTCGCTGCAGGTCTGCTGCTGTCGGGGTTCCAGAACCTCGCGATCGACATCGCGATCGAGCGCTCGGAAGGCATGCTGAAGCGCTACGGCGGCACGCCGCTGTCTCCGATCAGCTACTTCATCGGCAAGATCGGCCTCGTCGCGATCACCGGCGTGGCGCAGGCGGCGCTGCTGCTCGCATTCGCCGCGCTCGCTCTGGGCGTCGATCTTCCGACGGATCCCGCGAGCTGGATGACCTTCGCGTGGGTGTTCGTGCTCGGCATCACAGCCTCGGCCCTGCTCGGGGTGGCGCTGTCGGCGCTGCCGCGCACCGGCAAGAGCGCGACCGCGGTGGTCGTGCCGATCGCCCTCGCGCTGCAGTTCATCTCGGGCGTGTACCTCATGTTCGCGCAGCTGCCCGAGTGGCTCCAGAACGTCGCCGGCGCCTTCCCGCTGAAGTGGATGGCCCAGGGGATGCGTGCGGCGTTCCTGCCGGACGAGTTCGCGGCGCTCGAGCAGAACGGCGAATGGAACCTCGCCGGAGTGGCGATCGCACTCGCGGTGTGGC